From Paenibacillus physcomitrellae, the proteins below share one genomic window:
- the spoVAD gene encoding stage V sporulation protein AD, which translates to MLKGHQSWIFENKPAILGTATIVGPFEGQGPLVEDFDTVHGDLTLGQDSWEKAEKTLIEEAANKAIEKAGLTKEQVHFYFGGDLMNQIISSSFSARTLSIPYFGMFGACSTSMETLAMSAYVVNSGGADYVLAATGSHNASAEKQFRYPTEYGSQKPPTAQFTVTGAGAAVISKEGYGPVVTSATVGRVIDMGITDPFNMGAAMAPAAVDTIEAHFRDLQIEPGHYDMIVTGDLSKVGYAIANELFEKHRFPIEQTNYQDCGMMIYDYETQSVQAGASGCGCSAVVTYGHLLKKMHRGEINRLLVVATGALLSPLSFQQGESIPCIAHAVSIEAGR; encoded by the coding sequence ATGCTTAAAGGGCATCAAAGCTGGATCTTCGAGAATAAACCCGCTATTTTGGGAACAGCCACAATCGTAGGACCCTTTGAAGGTCAGGGACCGCTGGTAGAAGACTTCGATACTGTGCATGGGGATTTAACGCTCGGCCAAGACAGCTGGGAGAAAGCGGAGAAGACCCTGATCGAAGAGGCGGCCAATAAAGCTATCGAGAAAGCAGGGCTAACGAAGGAACAGGTGCATTTCTATTTCGGCGGCGATTTGATGAACCAGATCATTAGCAGCAGCTTTTCGGCCCGGACGCTCTCCATTCCTTATTTCGGGATGTTCGGCGCCTGCTCCACCTCTATGGAGACGTTAGCCATGAGCGCTTATGTCGTCAATTCCGGTGGGGCCGACTACGTGCTGGCTGCAACAGGCAGCCACAATGCCAGTGCCGAGAAACAATTCCGTTATCCTACGGAATATGGTTCCCAGAAACCGCCGACTGCGCAGTTTACCGTGACTGGTGCCGGGGCAGCCGTCATATCCAAAGAAGGCTACGGCCCTGTCGTTACTTCGGCTACTGTTGGCCGGGTCATTGATATGGGTATCACAGATCCGTTTAATATGGGAGCAGCCATGGCGCCTGCTGCTGTCGACACAATCGAAGCTCATTTTCGGGATCTGCAGATTGAACCGGGCCATTACGATATGATCGTGACCGGAGATTTGTCCAAGGTCGGTTATGCCATTGCGAACGAGCTGTTTGAGAAGCACCGCTTTCCCATTGAGCAGACGAACTACCAGGATTGCGGGATGATGATTTACGACTATGAAACCCAATCCGTTCAGGCAGGTGCCAGCGGCTGCGGGTGCTCTGCGGTAGTGACGTACGGTCATTTGCTTAAAAAAATGCATCGCGGCGAAATCAACCGCCTGCTGGTGGTCGCTACCGGCGCCTTATTGTCTCCTCTCTCCTTTCAACAGGGCGAAAGCATTCCCTGCATCGCTCATGCGGTATCTATTGAGGCTGGCAGATAA
- a CDS encoding MerR family transcriptional regulator codes for MDYTIRQIAKLAGISTRTLRYYDEIGLLKPAGMTEAGYRLYKQAEVDRLQQILFYRELGIGLERIREILNKTSFDEVRALKQHREQLLEQRQRLDLLIANVEKTLANKEGSMEMTDREKFEGFKRKMIDDNEQTYGQEIREKYGDQAVNTSNAKLQQMSEAEWKDLKTLEQELASRLSEAFQTGDPAGELAQQAAEMHKQWLMHYWTSYSSEAHAGLADLYVADERFTAYYDRDQPGTAAFLREAIHIFTGVQH; via the coding sequence ATGGACTATACGATTCGGCAGATCGCAAAGCTGGCGGGAATCAGTACCCGAACCTTGCGTTATTACGATGAGATTGGGCTGCTGAAGCCGGCGGGAATGACGGAAGCGGGGTACAGGCTTTATAAGCAGGCCGAGGTAGACCGGCTGCAGCAGATTTTATTTTACCGTGAGCTTGGCATAGGACTGGAGCGTATTCGCGAAATTCTGAATAAGACTTCTTTCGATGAGGTTCGGGCCTTGAAGCAGCATCGTGAGCAGCTTCTGGAGCAACGGCAGCGGCTCGATCTGCTGATCGCTAATGTGGAGAAGACGCTGGCCAATAAAGAAGGGAGCATGGAAATGACAGACCGTGAGAAATTTGAAGGGTTTAAGCGCAAAATGATCGACGACAACGAGCAAACTTATGGCCAAGAAATCCGTGAGAAGTATGGAGATCAGGCCGTAAACACCTCTAATGCCAAACTGCAGCAGATGAGTGAAGCAGAATGGAAGGATCTCAAGACGCTGGAACAAGAGTTGGCTTCCCGGCTGTCCGAGGCTTTCCAAACAGGGGACCCGGCAGGGGAGCTGGCGCAGCAGGCAGCGGAAATGCATAAGCAGTGGCTGATGCACTATTGGACATCCTACAGCAGCGAAGCTCATGCGGGACTTGCCGATCTGTATGTGGCTGATGAACGCTTCACCGCCTACTATGACCGGGACCAGCCGGGCACGGCTGCCTTCCTGAGAGAGGCGATTCATATTTTTACAGGTGTTCAGCATTAA
- a CDS encoding VOC family protein, with product MSSGLLGTQIVAQIGIIVNDIEKVSEDYARFLGVEKPEWSWTDPVEQAQTEYKGESCPARAKLAFFDCGELQIELIEPDEQPSVWRDFLTEHGEGPHHIAFGIKGMKEKVLEFHDSGFPLLQKGEYTGGRYAYMDTTKELKVLVELLEND from the coding sequence TTGAGTTCAGGATTGCTGGGAACACAGATTGTGGCACAAATCGGAATCATTGTAAACGACATTGAGAAGGTGTCTGAGGATTATGCGCGTTTCTTGGGTGTGGAGAAACCTGAATGGTCCTGGACCGACCCGGTGGAGCAGGCGCAAACGGAATACAAGGGAGAAAGCTGCCCGGCGAGAGCCAAGCTGGCCTTCTTCGATTGTGGTGAGCTGCAGATCGAACTGATTGAACCGGATGAGCAGCCCAGCGTCTGGCGGGATTTTCTGACCGAGCATGGGGAAGGTCCTCACCATATTGCCTTTGGTATTAAGGGAATGAAGGAGAAAGTGCTGGAGTTTCATGACAGCGGCTTCCCGCTGCTACAGAAAGGCGAATATACGGGCGGGCGTTATGCTTATATGGATACAACAAAGGAATTGAAGGTACTGGTCGAGCTGCTCGAGAACGATTGA
- a CDS encoding NUDIX hydrolase, which produces MMSRLIRKIPNRWLVWMYVRFPIKGVKDWLVYRSQSKFLMAVLAVVTNEAGEVLLLKHTYRKDPWGIPGGWMQHESPGEALEREIFEETSFKVKVEGAAKPVYATKPHRIELLYRAKWVSGTFRQNEEISAYQFCKIGEWPEGLPESQIQLIKTALEE; this is translated from the coding sequence ATGATGTCCAGACTGATACGAAAAATTCCGAACCGATGGCTGGTCTGGATGTATGTCCGGTTTCCGATTAAAGGGGTGAAGGACTGGCTCGTCTATCGTTCGCAAAGCAAGTTTCTAATGGCCGTCCTCGCCGTGGTGACCAACGAGGCCGGAGAAGTGCTGCTGCTTAAGCATACATATCGTAAAGACCCGTGGGGGATTCCCGGCGGCTGGATGCAGCACGAAAGTCCGGGGGAAGCTTTGGAGCGGGAAATTTTTGAAGAAACGTCCTTTAAGGTGAAGGTGGAGGGTGCAGCCAAGCCGGTTTATGCCACGAAACCTCATCGTATTGAGCTGCTGTACCGGGCGAAATGGGTCTCAGGCACATTTAGGCAGAATGAAGAGATATCGGCGTATCAGTTTTGCAAAATCGGCGAGTGGCCGGAAGGTCTGCCTGAAAGCCAAATTCAGCTGATCAAGACCGCTTTGGAGGAATAA
- a CDS encoding YjjG family noncanonical pyrimidine nucleotidase produces the protein MRAYTTILFDADDTLFDYVQTEKIALTHTFEEAGLDAAEPLFASYKLINSSLWRDLEQGLVKIGELRTERFRRLLEQEQPAIEMNAEDMSQTYVKHLSQGFFLLPGAVELCSHLGEQGFRMAIVTNGIREVQLSRIGGSELKDVFEEIIVSEDTGYQKPHTGFFDYAFDKLGLAEKQSVLIVGDSLTSDIQGGINYGIDTCWFNPKGLPNTKGIKPTYEIGDLSELIAIVEGGD, from the coding sequence ATGAGAGCATACACCACGATTTTATTTGACGCAGACGATACTTTATTTGATTATGTTCAAACCGAAAAGATAGCCTTAACCCATACGTTTGAGGAAGCGGGCTTGGACGCGGCGGAGCCGCTGTTTGCCAGCTACAAGCTGATCAACAGCAGTCTGTGGCGCGATTTGGAGCAGGGGCTGGTGAAGATCGGTGAGCTTCGTACCGAACGGTTCAGAAGACTGCTGGAGCAGGAGCAGCCTGCCATTGAAATGAACGCGGAGGACATGAGCCAGACCTATGTAAAGCATTTGAGCCAGGGATTTTTCCTGCTGCCGGGAGCGGTTGAATTATGCAGCCATCTCGGGGAACAAGGCTTCCGTATGGCGATTGTAACGAATGGAATCCGCGAGGTTCAGCTCAGCCGGATCGGGGGATCTGAACTGAAGGATGTGTTCGAGGAGATCATCGTCTCGGAGGATACGGGGTATCAGAAGCCGCATACGGGATTTTTTGATTATGCCTTTGACAAGTTGGGGCTTGCAGAGAAGCAGTCCGTCTTGATCGTAGGAGATTCGCTGACCTCTGACATTCAGGGCGGCATCAATTACGGGATCGACACCTGCTGGTTTAATCCTAAGGGGCTGCCGAATACAAAGGGGATAAAGCCTACCTATGAAATCGGCGATTTAAGTGAGCTGATCGCAATCGTGGAGGGCGGGGACTGA
- the poxB gene encoding ubiquinone-dependent pyruvate dehydrogenase translates to MRTLADAVVEVLVNAGVRRIYGIVGDSLNNMIDAVRRNGEIEWIHVRHEEVAAFAAGAEAQLEGTLAVCAGSSGPGNLHLINGLYDCNRSRVPVLAIAAHIPSDEFGSEYFQATHPEQVFAECSHYCEVITTPRQIPSVVTMAIQQAVANRGVSVIVLPGDVAALAAEKNTVPKHVMHVTQPVVHPSEEELGKLAAYLNTGKRITLLCGAGCRLAHAELMELCDRLKSPMVVALRGKEFLEYDNPYYAGLTGLIGYASGYQAMMDCDVLLMLGTDFPYRQFYPQHATVLQVDLDPSHLGRRTNLTCGVCGDVRATIRQLLPLLTEEHDPSHLEKAAGHYAKVRQGLDELAVGKPGKKPIHPQFVTKLVSDLAAQDAVFTCDVGTPTVWAARYLQMNGQRRLLGSFNHGTMANALPQAIGVQAAQPGRQVISLSGDGGLAMLMGDLLTLKQYQLPVKVIVFNNGALGFVELEMKAAGFLESGTELVNPNFAEVAQAMGLGGIRVEDPAELEGALTRALTEEGPVLVDVVVNRQELSMPPNITLKQAQGFGLWMMKAVLNGRGDELIELAKTNLLH, encoded by the coding sequence ATGAGAACACTTGCAGATGCGGTTGTTGAGGTACTGGTGAATGCAGGGGTCAGAAGGATTTACGGAATTGTCGGAGACTCCTTGAATAATATGATCGATGCCGTCCGCCGAAATGGAGAAATCGAATGGATTCATGTCCGTCATGAAGAGGTTGCCGCATTTGCCGCAGGCGCGGAAGCGCAGCTCGAAGGCACTCTGGCTGTATGTGCTGGCAGCAGCGGACCGGGAAACCTCCATCTGATTAACGGCTTGTATGACTGTAACCGGAGCAGGGTGCCGGTGCTGGCGATCGCTGCGCATATTCCGAGCGATGAGTTCGGGAGCGAATATTTCCAGGCGACACATCCGGAGCAGGTTTTTGCGGAATGCAGCCACTACTGTGAAGTTATCACAACGCCGCGTCAGATCCCGAGCGTGGTGACCATGGCCATCCAGCAGGCTGTTGCGAACCGCGGGGTGTCGGTTATTGTGCTTCCCGGGGATGTGGCCGCGCTTGCTGCCGAGAAGAATACGGTGCCGAAACACGTTATGCATGTTACACAACCGGTCGTTCATCCGTCCGAAGAAGAGCTTGGGAAGCTGGCGGCCTATTTGAACACCGGCAAACGGATTACACTGCTGTGCGGCGCGGGGTGCAGGCTGGCTCATGCAGAGCTGATGGAACTGTGCGACCGGCTCAAGTCGCCTATGGTTGTAGCTCTGCGGGGTAAGGAGTTTCTGGAATACGACAATCCTTATTACGCCGGTCTGACCGGACTGATCGGGTATGCTTCCGGCTATCAGGCGATGATGGACTGTGATGTGCTGCTGATGCTTGGCACCGACTTTCCGTACCGGCAGTTCTATCCGCAGCATGCAACGGTGCTGCAAGTAGATCTCGATCCTTCGCATCTGGGCAGGAGGACAAACCTGACCTGCGGAGTTTGTGGAGATGTGCGGGCGACGATCCGGCAGCTGCTCCCTCTGCTGACGGAAGAACATGACCCATCACATCTGGAGAAGGCAGCCGGGCATTATGCCAAGGTGCGTCAGGGGCTGGATGAACTGGCCGTCGGCAAACCAGGCAAGAAGCCGATCCACCCCCAATTTGTAACGAAGCTGGTCAGCGACCTGGCCGCGCAGGATGCGGTATTCACCTGTGATGTCGGAACACCAACCGTCTGGGCGGCCCGTTACCTGCAAATGAACGGACAGAGGAGGCTGCTCGGCTCGTTTAACCACGGCACGATGGCGAACGCGCTGCCTCAGGCTATAGGCGTGCAGGCCGCGCAGCCCGGCAGGCAAGTCATTTCGTTATCCGGCGACGGCGGACTCGCCATGCTGATGGGCGATCTCCTGACCCTGAAGCAGTATCAATTACCTGTAAAGGTGATCGTTTTTAACAATGGGGCACTTGGTTTTGTCGAGCTGGAAATGAAAGCGGCAGGTTTCCTCGAAAGCGGTACGGAGCTGGTCAACCCGAACTTTGCCGAGGTAGCCCAGGCTATGGGACTTGGCGGCATTAGGGTGGAGGATCCGGCCGAGCTGGAAGGTGCTCTAACCCGGGCTTTAACGGAAGAGGGACCAGTACTGGTGGATGTGGTCGTCAACCGTCAGGAATTATCCATGCCGCCGAACATTACACTGAAGCAGGCCCAAGGTTTTGGTCTGTGGATGATGAAAGCCGTATTAAATGGACGTGGAGACGAGCTGATTGAACTGGCCAAGACGAATTTGCTCCATTAA
- a CDS encoding HD domain-containing protein — protein sequence MEQHKMVIKQAELFVQEQLGSDKSGHDWWHIDRVRKMALELAGLEGADPFVCELAALLHDVADEKLNESKEAGLEKVDSWLSEHLNGEQDEPVISHIRSIISTMSYNGGSNPPMTTLEGKVVQDADRLDAIGAIGIARAFAYGGSKGRSMHEPGKDFTGISYRSEDNTTVHHFYEKLLKLKDLMNTEHARRLAQNRHLVMERFLEQFYKEWEAVDGRDA from the coding sequence ATGGAGCAGCATAAAATGGTCATTAAACAGGCCGAGCTTTTTGTTCAGGAGCAGCTTGGCTCCGACAAAAGCGGCCACGACTGGTGGCATATTGACCGGGTCAGAAAGATGGCACTGGAGCTGGCCGGTCTGGAAGGGGCGGACCCGTTTGTCTGCGAACTGGCTGCCCTTTTGCATGATGTGGCCGATGAGAAGCTGAATGAAAGTAAAGAAGCCGGTCTGGAGAAGGTTGACAGCTGGTTAAGCGAGCATCTAAACGGTGAACAAGATGAGCCTGTTATTTCGCATATTAGGTCTATCATTTCCACGATGTCCTATAACGGGGGGAGCAACCCGCCAATGACAACGCTGGAAGGCAAAGTCGTGCAGGATGCCGACAGGCTGGATGCGATTGGAGCCATCGGCATTGCCCGGGCTTTTGCTTACGGCGGTTCAAAGGGTCGTTCCATGCATGAACCTGGCAAGGATTTCACCGGCATTTCCTACCGCAGTGAGGACAATACGACGGTGCACCATTTCTACGAGAAGCTCCTGAAGCTGAAGGACCTGATGAATACCGAGCACGCCCGCAGGCTGGCTCAGAACAGGCACCTTGTTATGGAGCGGTTTCTGGAGCAGTTTTATAAAGAATGGGAAGCGGTCGACGGCAGGGATGCCTGA
- the murI gene encoding glutamate racemase, which translates to MRIAFFDSGIGGLTVLNEAIRKLPDEDFLYFADTLHVPYGTKSLAEVNQYVKESVQAIMQEEIKALVVACNTATSAAISELRGMYSIPIIGMEPAVKPAVEISLEEGRRVLVFATPLTLSQAKYTDLVARVDDHSIVDSFPLPELVPYCESLNFDPVEIGQYFRTKLAPLDLSQYGTVVLGCTHYPFYRDILREVLPAHIELIDGSKGTVKRLTTMLSERHLLGTQGTSSIKLMCSGPNPEYIAKMEKALAYLQQGSPAK; encoded by the coding sequence GTGAGAATTGCTTTTTTTGATTCAGGAATCGGTGGACTAACGGTTTTAAATGAAGCGATCCGGAAGCTGCCTGACGAGGACTTTTTATATTTTGCCGATACTCTTCATGTTCCTTACGGTACCAAATCACTTGCTGAAGTGAATCAATATGTCAAAGAGTCGGTTCAAGCGATTATGCAGGAAGAGATCAAAGCGCTGGTCGTTGCTTGCAACACCGCCACAAGTGCTGCTATTTCGGAGCTGCGCGGGATGTACTCCATTCCGATCATCGGGATGGAACCGGCGGTCAAGCCTGCAGTTGAGATAAGCCTGGAGGAAGGGAGACGGGTACTGGTCTTCGCTACCCCGCTTACCTTAAGTCAAGCCAAATATACCGATTTGGTAGCCCGGGTAGATGACCATTCCATTGTGGATTCTTTCCCGCTGCCGGAATTGGTTCCTTATTGTGAAAGCCTGAACTTTGATCCGGTTGAAATCGGCCAATATTTCAGGACAAAGCTGGCTCCGCTGGATTTAAGTCAATACGGTACGGTCGTGCTGGGCTGCACGCATTATCCATTCTATAGGGACATCCTTAGAGAGGTGCTTCCGGCACACATCGAGCTGATCGATGGCAGCAAAGGAACGGTGAAGAGACTGACAACGATGCTGAGCGAACGCCATTTGCTTGGCACGCAGGGAACCAGCAGCATTAAACTGATGTGCTCCGGTCCGAACCCTGAGTATATCGCCAAAATGGAGAAGGCACTCGCCTATCTGCAGCAGGGAAGCCCCGCGAAATAG
- a CDS encoding HAD family hydrolase has protein sequence MLQTIIFDMDGTLFQTDKILEASLEETFDWLRSDGRWAGETPLAQYRRIMGVPLPKVWETLLPGQTEELRSRVDVYFLQSLVRSIEAGKGALYPYVEEMLAGLKKAGCSLFIASNGLVPYLQAIVSHYRLDRWITETFSIEQIQSLNKSDLVKEILLKYGVAEGAVVGDRLSDIRAAKENGLTAIGCRFDFAQDEELAQADLVIHDFVELKALVELLRQGAGSWVGQAE, from the coding sequence ATGCTGCAAACGATTATTTTTGATATGGACGGGACTTTGTTTCAAACGGACAAGATCCTAGAAGCCTCGCTGGAGGAAACATTTGACTGGTTAAGATCGGATGGCCGGTGGGCCGGGGAAACGCCGCTTGCGCAGTACCGCCGGATCATGGGTGTTCCGCTGCCTAAGGTTTGGGAGACGCTGCTGCCCGGGCAAACGGAGGAGTTAAGGAGCCGGGTTGATGTTTATTTTCTGCAGAGTCTGGTACGAAGTATTGAAGCCGGTAAAGGCGCTTTATACCCATATGTAGAAGAGATGCTCGCCGGTCTGAAAAAGGCAGGCTGTTCTTTGTTTATTGCGAGCAACGGTTTGGTGCCTTATTTGCAGGCCATTGTAAGTCATTACCGGTTGGACCGCTGGATCACCGAGACGTTCAGCATTGAGCAGATTCAGTCGTTAAACAAATCGGACCTGGTGAAAGAAATCCTTCTGAAATACGGGGTTGCAGAAGGTGCGGTAGTCGGGGACCGGCTGTCCGACATTCGTGCGGCGAAAGAAAACGGTCTGACAGCTATCGGCTGCCGCTTTGATTTTGCCCAGGACGAGGAGCTTGCCCAAGCCGACCTGGTGATTCACGATTTCGTGGAGCTGAAAGCCCTGGTGGAGCTGCTTCGTCAAGGAGCGGGAAGCTGGGTTGGTCAGGCGGAGTAA